AGCCAATGAGCGCTGTTTGGTGGTTTAGCTTGATGGTGATACTTGTAAGGTTTCTGACAAACGTAAGATGAATTACAATCATTTTTGTGTGAAAGCATGTTTACTTTTTATTCTAATTTTGTAACATGTTACACATTTTGCCCTCAATTCATGGTGCATGACCTTACATGAGTACTAATACTTAACAGAGGATTTTTAAAAGGCCATGCAACATCATGACACTCAGACATTGTCATAGATTTACAGGTTTTTGTAATTTCTTTCCACCCATTTTCAGCTGAAACAATGCACGACTCTGCAAGCGAATACAAGTTAAACCAGGCTCCAGATGATGGGGTATCAGCAGTCAAGTTTGGTCCAAATACATCACAGTTCCTGCTTGTGTCATCGTGGGATGAGTCTGTTAGACTGTATGATATACAAGCCAATTCCATGAGGACAAAGTACAAACATGATGGCGCTGTCCTGGATTGTTGTTTTGTGGTAAGTAATGGGCTGTTCCTAAATCCATACAATCCCTAGGCCTATAGAACGTATAGAACATGACACAGTGAGATATGGAGTTGGCCAtttaggtaacaccatttgaaatccatacaccccctaggcCTAGGCGATggaaatacaaccaatacaagataagacagaacaggcttttccatacagtgaacaataaacaagaaatggaatccaatgttaacatatatctgcacaagcgactgataccggtagcctatctttagtattgatgctttcagCCTTTAAATtaatgatagcaagaaatggaaatcgccccaaaggaaagattttaatcgtgaaattgatcgccacatcttatggattaatataataataataataataaaatacatttataaagcgctatAAATGCAGTTTCAAAGCGCTgtacattaaaataacaaaataagtttTACAAATATCAAGATACATAGCCTGACAACTTAGTATACCActgtaaatatttaaaaacaatttataaaacACTATGAACCAGCACagaaaacttatttaaaaatatcctttaaaaacaacaatttatgCACACATACTACTAGTGATCATTGGTAATGTAACCTTACGCAAAAACATAATATTTCAGACGCACGACATGTTATAgcaaaaattatttgaacaaGATATCCTTTAAAAACAACAGTTTATGCACACAAATGTAACAGTAATGTAACGTACCTTAAACAAAACGTATTTCAGACACACGGCAAATAATGTTATGGCgacaaattatttgaacaaaaatgttttcaatttagaTTTAAAACTGCCAACCGATGAAGCACCCCGGATTGTCTTTGGGATGTTGTTCCACAATCGGGATGCTGCGACGGCGAAGGCCCGATCACCGTACTTGGTCTTGGTGCGAGGCCCGGGCCTGAAGAGGAGCTGCGAGGAACTGCGAAGATTTACTGCCGGAGTATAGTCCGATAAAAGTTCACAAATGTACTTGGGTGCAATACCATGGCGAACTTTGTAAGCGGTGAGTAGGATCTTGAAGCAAATGCGATCCTGGATCGGAAGCCAATGAAGCTGGCGAAGTATTGGTGTTATGTGCTCTCGACGCCTAGTCAAAGTCACAAGTCTTGCTGCCGCGTTCTGCACACGTTGCAATGATGCAATCTGAGCAGCTGGAAGACCATGCAACAAACTATTGTTACAGTCCAGTCTTGACGTGATTTAATGCATGGATTAAACGCTCAGTGGCAGGTCGATCAAGATATTTACGTATCTTTCCAATTTTGTGAATACCGAAGGAAGCAGCACGGCAGATGTTACGGACGTGTTGCTTCAGAAGTAATGTACTGTCTAACACAACTCCAAGATCTTTGGCAGAATCAGATGCTTTGATATTGGCATCACCAATACATACTGGAGGAAGAGAAGAAGCTTTTCTGTGTTGAGAATGAAAATGCACAATTTCAGTCTTCGTGATCGCTCAACATAAGCTTGTTGGTGATAGCCCAAGCTCTTACATCGGCGACACACATTTCAAGTTTATTGACAGCCTCAGGATGTTCAGATGATTTCAGGACCATATACACCTGTGTATCATCGGCGTAGATAACATGTTGGATACCACTATGCGCACTTATAACATCACTTAAGGGTCCAGTATACAAGATGAAATCCAGAGGACCCTTAACCGATCCTTGAGGAGTACCCCAAGGAAGGGGAAATGTGTCAGAGAGAACTTTGTCCACTACAACAGCTTGAACGCGGTCTTGTAAGTATGACATGAACCAGTTCAGCACTGTTCCTTCTAATCCGTATCTGCTCTGCAAACGTTCGAAGAAAATAGAATGGTTGATGGTATCAAATGCCGCTGAGTAGTCTAGCAACACTAACACCGCTTCATTGCCAGCATCAACAGCTAGCAGCAGATCATTCATCACGCGAAGCAGCGCGGTTTCCGTGGAGTGATATTGACGGTACGCCGATTGTGCTGTCGAGAAAAGTTCATTTTCTTGCAGGTAGGTTTTCAGCTGGGATGCTACCACTTTCTCTAGAACTTTAAAGGTGAACATTAAATTTGCCACTGGTCTGTAGTTATTGAGATCATTTATGGGAAGGTTCTGTTTCTTGATGCGCGGTTTTACGTGTGCCGTTTTGTAAATTGATGGCACAACCCCGATTTCAAAAAACCATTTATGATCTGCGTAATGTATGGCAGTAATACGTCAATGCAGTCTTTCAGTAGAAATGTCGGTACCGGATCCAAGTCACATGTTGTTGACGCAGATTCTTTGATTATCTTCAGGACAGTCTCTTCCGATACCTGAGAAAACTCTGTAAAATGGCTGCTGCAGCTCTCTGGAATGTCCACACTGATCTTAGGTGGAACGGTTGCATTGAGAGTGTCACTTATTGACTTCACCTTGTCATGGAAAAAGACACCAAAGTTGTTAGCTAGGGTTTTGGCACAGGTGTGCTCAGGCAAAGTTTGTGCAGAGTTGGGAGAACAGAGCTTATTTACACTACGGAAGAGATCTTTGTCATCACTCTCCGAAATTTCAGTCTGGTAATGCCGACATTTGGATTGTTCAAAAGATCTTTATATGTCTTGCATTGTTCCTCATAAAGTTGCTTGTCAATTTCGAGATTGGACTTGATCATTTTGCGTTCCAGACGCCGCTTAATCCGCTTTTGCTTCACGAACTTCTTCCGAGTACCATGGTGCATTTGGTGTCAGTGTAACGTTTTTGGTCTTTTCAGGGGCATGATTATCGAGTAGTTCACGGAGCACCAGGGTTAAACTGCTCAGCCAATGCAGATGTATTAGAAGCAGTAGCCAAAGCAAGCGGAGATGATCGAATGTCGTCTTTAAACTGATCAATGTTAATGTCGCGTAGTTTGCGATAAGTCACGCTCTTTCTTGAGGATTCGCATTATCCTCCGGCAGAaatgtcaaactgtcaattacaacgtcTACTAGCGGACTGGTTTTAaaatccactctcatcaaactaatcaaaactgtaaactacaattttatcgaaaaaaatcaaaagaagaaatactaaatattgcttagttacaatgatgcttaccgatcgaAGTCGCCTttgatggtgtatttccgatcattttgcaacgtggttgaaaaatatttccaagacgcgagtatcgccattatgcatggcccggtaacctggataaaatttaacacaatctatcgtccaatcctagttcacctgagtgatcacgtggtttgccgaatgaaaccgaatgaacggtatcggtgtcggaacaaggattgttacttgtaaacaaatcgtttaCCGCACgctttcaagaaattaaatttacgatcttttgataattagttaggaatcgttttattttaacctctggcatgagagattgaaAATGTGGAttaaagataagccactctgtgttctcattttcaaccaaaataggcttctcataaagcttaaatttgcgggACATTATGCTGGCCATCCATGGATTTGAAACATGGCAGATATATTAAGCACCCTCACTACGCtcgggtctgtgagggtgctcgaCCAGACATACCCTAGGCCTATGAAAAACatgacacagggagtgtagatttcaaccccatttgaaattgacactccctgtgtggaagattaatgttgtgtcttccataggggtgtatggatttcaagtggaatagcccaatttaattGATTTGTCACCAAACTTGCACATATAGTTAGTAGACACGGTAGGCCTtctataacaaaatgttaatctcTGCACCGTCAGTAAATGAGGTTTAATTTGTTCTCAGTTGTTAATACAAAAAAtgtatgtacaattgtacatgctAACTTGTGGTAAGTGGTACTGTACAATGCCAGGCAGAATGTTAAGTTTTTATCATTCAATGATGACATGTTAGTGTTaaaatttgcaatgatgaagaCCAACAAAATGCTTACTTACTGCACATCCACTACCAGTATGCATAGAAAAATTAACCTCAATATTGTGAAGGTGTTACAGGCAAGTGCTTTATGCATTGTTCAATATTCATTAAATTGATCATAATGGTATCATTAAACtatattaacttttttttttttttttgttctttgttttaGGACCAAACACACACATACAGTGGTGGACTGGATAATACACTCAAAGCCTTTGACATAAATACTAGCACAGGTAATGAATTAATATGTATCTTATATCACTACAGTCCAATCTCCCTTATCCAGACCTCTTTCATATGGATTTCTCTATTATCCGgacatgtgatcttcatagaaaaacatgttttaataATACATTAAGAGCTTGATTTCATACACTAAAGCATTTAGAAGGCCATTCTAGATGTGGCCTACAGCACTCAAAACACCATCTTTCAGTGTTATACCACATTTTGAGTAACCTTTTGCTGTCTCAATGATAGCACTTCATACATTCAAATCAGAATTTCATACATATAATTCACTTATTTGGATTTTTCATTTTATGCGATCAATGCTTGATCCCATCATGGTAGGATTAGAGAGTTTAGACTGTACTGATATACACCAAGACCAGGGGTAGtgttttaaggggtcttggggtccaggactccttgatttggcagctccctgtgatttggaccccttaattttgtacgtctgtgtagaattagatgcctggacccctttatttgccaatttggacccctggactcagcagaTCACTGCTAACCCTGACCAAGACATCCCCTTTCAGTGTACATGTAGTTAAAGTATTGAATTtgataaaatatcaaattaaattggAGTTAAACAATCTGTATACTCACTGCGTCGTGTGAGCCACACAGTTTCCCTGTTAACATTCAGATTTGTTTGCTTCATAATGTTTGTATTTATAATGCATTCGATTTATTGCTTCTCTTTTCATATTCTAAGATCAAAAACCTTTTATAAACAATTCTATTGGCATTTTATCCGATACAGAAACGGTAGTTGGTCACCATGAAGCCCCTATAAAGTGCACAGAGTTCTGTCCAGACGTCAACGTGGTAGTGAGTGGTAGCTGGGATCAGACGGTCAAATTATGGGATCCAAGGGCACCTTGTAGTGCTGGGTCTTTCTCACAACCAGATAAGGTAAGCATATATTATGTGTGATTTTGGCTGCACTGTAATAAGTTGTGCGGGCTATCTTATGTAGATTGATTGAAGGTatgttttaaggggtactacacctgcccaattttgtgcctatttttgcatttttctcaaaaattatagcgcattggtgacaagtaagatatgtatattataggggcaaggactacaactactgcactggaaattttatttcagcacagacaacagttgtggagttacagtcaaaaatgagggaaaagcaatatttgatcaataaatcaataactacttgccttgagttgctgaattttcagtgcagcagttgtagtctttgcccctataatatctttcctgtcaccaatgcgctataatttttgagaaaaatgcaaaaattggcaaaaaattggccaggggtgtagtaccccattaaCTTATCAAAGTAGATTTGTTGAAAtgccacacacaaaaaatcaaattgaatGGTACCGAACTTCCGAAGAATTATTGTACTAAAAATCTGCACCAAAAGAAGTAAGTGCAGAACTGCTGTGTCAAATAAgtatatttgtgaatattctaaATATTCTAAATCATCCAAGTAGATGGATCaagtaaatgaaatatttttatactgttcatctggacttactaaactcaacccagaaagtatcgaaacgattatagatggtcagatatatcgaactgaaatatataacaaaaacctatttaatgtatataaagatacattttgatacctcttttgttgctctacgatatcatttggtcgagttatgggcgcttgagtggcttcaagtcggattttgaaagttgcacttagctcctattcaagtaAAATGCGTTGTACTCTGACCAATAaatgatagacagtgatggtggccaagtattgagatgtcagcagaaagagttcatgagataagtaaagggtagcaagtattgaagttggaagtcgaaggagtaaaataaagtaaagttcatggtttagtaaacagagcacatcggtgtcctttgtcttgattttgtgtgtgtgtacacgacaaACGCATTTAGCTTGAATAGgactaagtgcaactttcaaaatccgacgtGAAGCCACTCAAGctcccataactcgaccaaatgatatcgtagagcaacaaaagaggtatcaaaatgtgcaggagAAAGCCGCGCTTTATATagattaaataagtttttgctatatatttcagttcccgatatatctgaccatctataatcgtttcaatACTtcctgggttgagtttatttacTATGGCTGCAGTATCATGTCTCATCTGAAACACATCTTCAGGGCGAATGGGCTGCTGCTGAACCGCTGACTTGTACACAGTTGGGAGTGACGTCATAGTTTTATTATGTCGCATCAggaacaacaaaactatgatGGTGGCCTGTTAGTGCTGCTGTATTAGCCTGGTTCAATCCTGATATATTACAAAAACAGCTTTATCCAAGCACTTCGAATTCACTAAGAACCAGTTCAGATTTTGGAACAACTTTTTCCTTGCATTTTTGTCCTTGCAACAATTGCTGCTACTGTAATTTTATGTCGTGACAAAACGTCAAGAGATGAGATGAAAGTTATAATAATGCCCAAACAAAGCTaattatttcacacaaaaattgcACAGGTGGCAAAATTGTAGCGTAAAATGTACTATTTGTcgcaaaaatgcaaacaaaatatgTATCGTCCTGAGATAGAAAAGAAACACAATTACGCAACCCTTTGTGTACCATTGTATTTGGTCCACAATTCAACATTCTTTTTTGTTATACCAATACAGGTATACACAATGGCAGTGACGGGGGACAAACTAGTCGTCGGAACCGCAGGACGTAAAGTCCTCGTCTGGGATCTAAGGAACATGGGATACGTCCAGCAGCGGAGAGACTCCAGTCTCAAATTCCAGACACGTTGTATACGTACATTCCCCAGCGGTCAGGGCTATGTGCTGAGTAGTATTGAAGGCCGGGTGGCTGTGGAGTATTTAGATCCAAGTCCAGAAGTACAGAAGAAGAAGTATGCCTTCAAATGCCACAGGCTAAAGGTAATGTAATAACAAATTTCTAATCAAAATTTCTTATCCTACCATAGactacccgtagtccacttgcccattgtgcatactctggatattgtatttaagcttaaaactctgatttaattaatgtgtgcacaattgatatattttcacatctgatcagtcatcctactccctctgtttgttagcttcccatgtggactactgacattgccttgcggttaagatttttaacacaggactctatggagagttaggccaatttctggcctaactaaaattggccatgatgtaatgcatctttaaatggatctgccttgtgattggtcgcccatacctcgctatggtttaaatcgtctgggcccgcgccattaccattaactacaccgtaaacaactgtctgtggtatttgcggcgcttttgtgttgacgctgaaagttaatctctcatcaaacatctagcgctgtacttgtggttaatggactgataaacaagtatgcttgacagtgtgtttttagagagcaaagtccaggggcaaagttctgcttacaagttcatagtcgaaatttcggggttcgctatcaataaactggtagattccaaaatcagaattgttcggtattaaagtgagccgttataattatgcaagataatgttgcattcaattacttttattgtcactaatcgtctgatatttttaactctttatgaccattttactattgaatactttaattttaataaacatcagtatataattttgagttcaacgaaatgggttcatcatgactaataataacatatttttaataaaattcgactatggcatagtctaatcctACCACTGTAGGATATTCCGACTGTTAGAATATCCTACAGTAGGTTTCAATGCATAAATAGTagggtattttttgtgggacctgagagcacatcagatactccaaattgcattctgaatatgaagaatgtccttctgatatcaagtaattttgattttttttttaatttacaaaatttatggcaaaaatttgaaaattgatattccatcaaatttgtattatatcgcgaattaaaaaaattaaattatttgatatcagaagaacattccacatattcagaatgcaatttgatgtgtctgatgtgctcacaggtcccacaaaaatactgtgcaaacgttgctctcTGATTCCTTAAAGATAACCAAATAATCTAATTCTTGGTCACGTTTTTGGTATTGGCCACACATTTTCACTTCCTGCACCAGTTACATATGGTTCCCATTATCATAACAACCTGTTGTTTATTAAACACTGTCTATTCATCTATTGCCAGGTTGATGGTATAGAACAGATTTACCCCGTCAATGCTATAGCCTTCCACAGTGGACACAACACATTTGCATCAGGTGGCTCTGATGGATTCGTCAACATCTGGGACGGGTTCAACAAGAAGCGACTGTGTCAATTCCATAGATACCCAACCAGCATCTCATCGCTTGCATTCAGGTTAGTGAATGTAATATCTGTTGGTAGCAAAGAGTGTAGAAGTATTAGAGAGTCTACagttaatttttattacttccttggtccgagctgtgcgccaagcgtacacacagaagagataaacaatcacgctgattggctgatcaacgcacttggcAACAAggcggttgacccattggttgtcgaCGCGGCATGTAGTttgcgaccttgtcacttctacgcgattgCAATTCACCAGCACGTACCTGGACCacagaaataataaaaaattaactgtaGACTGAAAATTTAGCCCCATGCATAATTCTTTAGTAAATCCACAATATTGAATTGTTACACATGAGAACTAAACAAGCGTCCAAGATGCATTTAATATCAGATATTATCAGCTTAAATCAAATGATGATAGGCATCTTTAAGCTTGAATGTTACAAAGTTTTTGCACATAGTGTTTAGCATGCATAATTGCCACAAGACATACATGGAGAACACAATCAAGCATTCACTTTAAAATTTGTCGAGCACATGGCGGAATAATCCAGAGGTCCACTGTTTTGCTTACTATGAGCAA
The Amphiura filiformis chromosome 3, Afil_fr2py, whole genome shotgun sequence DNA segment above includes these coding regions:
- the LOC140148065 gene encoding mitotic checkpoint protein BUB3-like → MHDSASEYKLNQAPDDGVSAVKFGPNTSQFLLVSSWDESVRLYDIQANSMRTKYKHDGAVLDCCFVDQTHTYSGGLDNTLKAFDINTSTETVVGHHEAPIKCTEFCPDVNVVVSGSWDQTVKLWDPRAPCSAGSFSQPDKVYTMAVTGDKLVVGTAGRKVLVWDLRNMGYVQQRRDSSLKFQTRCIRTFPSGQGYVLSSIEGRVAVEYLDPSPEVQKKKYAFKCHRLKVDGIEQIYPVNAIAFHSGHNTFASGGSDGFVNIWDGFNKKRLCQFHRYPTSISSLAFSHDGSVLAISSSFMFEQGEQENTHDDEIYIRKVTDQETKPK